One Synechococcus sp. Nb3U1 genomic window, GCTAAATCCGCTGGCACTCTTGATTTTGCTCTTAAACTGTGCTGTCTTTGCCGGGATTGGCGTGATCGCCGGGTTGAAGGTGCCGAGCCTAGAGAGTGTTGGGGTGCTCACCAATTTCTTGATTACCCCGATGTCCTTTTTGGGAGCAACCTTTTTTGATCCCAGCCAATTGCCCGGTTTTATGCAGGTGTTGGTTTATAGCTTGCCCCTCTCCTACGCTAGTGTGGGGATGCGGGCGGCGGCCTATCAGCCTCTTTCCCAGTTTCCCTGGTACACTGTGGCGGTCTTGGCTGGCTTGGCGGTGATCCTGGCTTTTGTAGGAGCCTACCAATTTTCTCACCAACAGGATTGACCGCCTCCATGCAGGTTAAAGCTGGACTGATCCAACTGTCTCTTCCCCGAGATGGGGTGGCCCGCTCCGTGATGCAACTGAAACAGGCGATGATCGATAAACATCTGCCCTTGATTGCGCAGGCGGCAGAGCAGGGGGTAAAAATTCTCTGCTTGCAGGAGTTGTTTTACGGCCCCTATTTTTGTCCTAGCCAAAGCCCAGAATGGTTTCAGTTGACCGAGCTGGTACCAGCTGGCCCCACCACCCAACTGATGCAGGAGCTAGCCCGCCGATACGGCATGGTGCTGGTGGCGCCGCTTTTTGAGGAGGAGATGCCTGGCCTCTACTACAACACAGCGGTGGTGATCGATGCGGATGGTCGGTATTTGGGCAAGTACCGCAAGACCCATCTGCCCCAGGTGCAAGGGTTTTGGGAAAAGTTTTTCTTCCGCCCCGGCAATTTGGGTTACCCGGTGTTCCAGACTGCCTTTGCCAAAGTGGGGGTGTACATTTGCTATGACCGGCATTTCCCAGAAGGGGCCAGGGCTTTGGGTCTAAATGGGGCAGAAGTGGTGTTCAATCCTTCGGCAACGGTGGCGGGTCTTTCGGAATACCTGTGGTTTTTAGAGCAACCTGCTCATGCAGCGGCCAATGGCTACTTTGTGGCAGCCAGTAACCGAGTGGGCTGGGAGGATCCCTGGCGCATCGGAGAGTTTTATGGCCAGAGCTATTTTGCTGACCCACGGGGACAAATTTTGGTCAAGGGATCCCGAGATCAAGACCAACTGGTGGTGGCGGATTTGGATTTGGATCAGGTGCGCCAAGTGCGGGAGCTATGGCAGTTTTACCGGGACCGGCGTCCGGATTTGTATGGCGATTTGCTCAAACCCTAAATCTGTCTTCAGCTTTATGAAGGTGAATGCCGTCGATCCTCTTCTGAATCTTGCAAGAGCCTTGTTTCCGTTGCCCCCCCCTCATTTTGCGCATCCCCCCCTAGACTTTATCCCCCAGTCCTACAGCCCTTGGGTACTGCGGCTGGTACATGGGATCCTGCCCTTGCTGATGCGGGTACGGGTACGGCGATGGCTCCCCTCTGGAATTTCAAAAGTGGAGGCTACGGGCGCAGAAACTCTAGCAGAGTTGTATCACCAATTTCAGACTGGCAGGATCCGGCTGATCCTGGCCTTTCGGCACGTGGAGGTGGATGATCCCCTAACGGGCTTGTATTTTTTCTCCCGTTTGTTGCCCCAAGTGGCCCATCGCCAAGGGATCCCGCTCCAACTTCCCATGCACGTCCACTTTCTCTACGATCGGGGGATGCCCCTCTGGGGAGGTAGGTGGCTGGGGTGGTTGCTCTCCCGCTTGGGTGGGATCCCGGTACATCGGGGGCGACGGGTGGATCGGCTGGCTTTAAATGCAGCCCGTCATCTGCTCATGGAGGGGCAGTTCCCCTTTGTGATTGCACCGGAAGGGGCCACCAATGGCCACAGCGAGCGGATTAACCCTCTAGAACCGGGAACGGCTCAACTGTGTTTTTGGTGTGCGGAAGATCTGGCCAAGGCGAGCCGCTCAGAAACGGTGATTATCCTGCCGATAGGCATTCGCTACCACTACACCCATCCCTCTTGGGAAAAACTGGAGCGCCTTTTGCAACATCTGGAGAAGGTGAGCGGACTCACAGTATCCTCTGTGGATCCCGGCTCCGCCAAGAACCGCAACACCCGCTATGCCCAGCGCATCTGTCGCCTCGGTCATCAAGTACTGACCCAGATGGAAGCGTTTTATGCCCAGGTGCATCACCAACCCCCAGCCCAAGTGCATGACCTACCCCTCAACACCCGCCTAGAACGAGTTCTCCAGCAAGCCTTGAAGACCGCTGAACACCATTTCGGCCTATCCTCACAGGGAGATGTGAATGGCCGTTGCCGCCGCATCGAAGAAGCCGCTTGGATACAGATTTACCGAGAAGAATTACGGGATCCCCGCTCTTTGTCAGCCCTAAGCCGGGGTTTACTCGACTGGAACGCCCAGCAAGCTTCCCTGTACATGCAGCATATGCGCCTAGTGGAGAGTTGTGTAGCTCTACGGGAAGAATATCTCCTGGAAAAACCCTCGTTCGAACGATTGGCAGAAACCGCTCTAATAGTGTTTGATGTGCTGGCTCGCCTCAAAGGAGAAGCCTATCCGGCCCGACCCCGCTTGGGTTGGCGCGCAGCTCATTTTACGGTTGGGGATCCCATTTCAATAACTGAGCGGTGGACAACCTATCAAAAAGGGCGGCAAGAAGCCAAGCAAGCCGTGGCTCAGCTCACAGAGGATCTCCGACTAGCTTTAGAACAGATGATCCAGTAGCAGCTAAGCCTTCTCCTCAAAGTTATAGATTTACAGGCCCGATGTACCCTTCAGAAATCAATCAGAAACAAAGCGGGATCCGCATCGGTTGGCCTAGTCGAGAAAAACCCGTTGAACACTCCACCCTAGAATGGGTCTCCTTCAGAAAGGAAACCGGAGGTTGGGGGGTGCTGCGCTGAATCACAAGCCGCCCTAACCGCAAAGCCTCCAAAAAGTGATCGATCAAATCCAGTTCGTACATGCTCAGAGGCTCATTCTCCGCTAGATGCAACAGGTGGCTGAGCTGTTCGCTAGAGAGGAGCCCCTGCTGGAGCGCCTGCTTCACTATCGGTTCAACGGACATCAGGGATCCCCTTGGTGAAAGGTACTGGAAATTCACTGATTATTCACTATTGATTCAGTTCAATACCTGACAGGTTATTTTTCTGTTTTGTCTGAGGGTGTTTAAAGTTTTTCCAGGCTTGTTTAACGACTTGTCATACTTCTCCAAATGGGATTCTTTCTGCCAGATAGCCCAACGGAATGATCACTACCAAATATAGCAATGCCTCGCCGACATAGGGGTCATAAATACCCCATTGCTCCACTTCGCTGACTAAATCCAGATAGCGTTTTTGAATGTGGGCTATCATTCCTGGCAGACAACTCTGTAAGAAAGCAAGCCAACATCTCGACATCGATTAAGCCTCCTGTTCCGGTTGCAAATACCCTTCTTGTGTCCATAAAAATAGCGGCAATGCTAGCGATACACCAACCAAAAGGTTACTCAGCACGTATACCCACAACCGTTTCATCCCCAAACGGGATCCCTCCGTGTAGATCAAGATCCACAACCCTAGCGAGGATACCAGCACATCCATGGCAAGAAAGCTGGAGATCGGATTTTGAAACAGCAGTTCCCAAAATCCCTCGATATCCAGTCCTCGCTCCAGAGGTAGCCGTCGTCACTGCTACCGAAGTGGTATTTCTCGCTACCGAATGTTCGTTATAAAAAGATTCGGAATGAAGGATCCCTACACTCAGGGCAATCCCTCCCACCGCCGACCACTCCAATAAAGGGGGCCAGACTTGCCAAGACGGCTTTTGGCCTTCAATCACCATCAGATTCCTCCTCTCCTATCAGTTCAATTGT contains:
- a CDS encoding nitrilase-related carbon-nitrogen hydrolase; this encodes MQVKAGLIQLSLPRDGVARSVMQLKQAMIDKHLPLIAQAAEQGVKILCLQELFYGPYFCPSQSPEWFQLTELVPAGPTTQLMQELARRYGMVLVAPLFEEEMPGLYYNTAVVIDADGRYLGKYRKTHLPQVQGFWEKFFFRPGNLGYPVFQTAFAKVGVYICYDRHFPEGARALGLNGAEVVFNPSATVAGLSEYLWFLEQPAHAAANGYFVAASNRVGWEDPWRIGEFYGQSYFADPRGQILVKGSRDQDQLVVADLDLDQVRQVRELWQFYRDRRPDLYGDLLKP
- a CDS encoding lysophospholipid acyltransferase family protein; translation: MFPLPPPHFAHPPLDFIPQSYSPWVLRLVHGILPLLMRVRVRRWLPSGISKVEATGAETLAELYHQFQTGRIRLILAFRHVEVDDPLTGLYFFSRLLPQVAHRQGIPLQLPMHVHFLYDRGMPLWGGRWLGWLLSRLGGIPVHRGRRVDRLALNAARHLLMEGQFPFVIAPEGATNGHSERINPLEPGTAQLCFWCAEDLAKASRSETVIILPIGIRYHYTHPSWEKLERLLQHLEKVSGLTVSSVDPGSAKNRNTRYAQRICRLGHQVLTQMEAFYAQVHHQPPAQVHDLPLNTRLERVLQQALKTAEHHFGLSSQGDVNGRCRRIEEAAWIQIYREELRDPRSLSALSRGLLDWNAQQASLYMQHMRLVESCVALREEYLLEKPSFERLAETALIVFDVLARLKGEAYPARPRLGWRAAHFTVGDPISITERWTTYQKGRQEAKQAVAQLTEDLRLALEQMIQ
- a CDS encoding DUF2834 domain-containing protein, giving the protein MERGLDIEGFWELLFQNPISSFLAMDVLVSSLGLWILIYTEGSRLGMKRLWVYVLSNLLVGVSLALPLFLWTQEGYLQPEQEA